The Candidatus Eremiobacteraceae bacterium nucleotide sequence GGTCGATCGACGGACGAACCGCGCGCAGCGGTCCGCGTTTTTTTATGACGGCTTCCCACGCGGCGATCGCCTCTTCGATAGCACGATCGCCGATCGCGTGGACGCCCACCGACAAGCCGCCCTCGGCGGCTTCGTCAAAGACCTCGGTCAGCTGCGCGCGGTCGAGATAGAGCAGCCCCGCGTCGTGGCTATCGCAGTAGTCCTTCTCGACGGCCGCGGTCCGCGAGCCGATCGAGCCGTCGACGAAGATGTCGCCCCCGAAGACGCGGCCGCCGAGCCGGCGCGCTTTGCGCACGTCCGTGGTACACGCTTTCGAGATGACGCGCAGCGGCAACGCCGCGTCGGCGCGGTATTGCGCCTCGAGCGTTTCGAGCGGCGGATCCCAGGCGATGACGTGATGGACGGTCGTGATCCCGCCCGCGAGCGCCATCTGTGCCGCTCGTTCGTCGGCGCGCCGCTTCGCTTCGTCCGGCACGGCTCGGAGGAAGACGGCCTGGCCCGCGTAGTTCGCGGGTCCGAAAAGCCTGCCGGTCGGTTCGCCGTCGTCGTCGCGTTCGACGCCCTCGAGATGGCCGACGTCGATGCGCTGCAGCGCCGCCGAGTTGACGACGCACGAGTGTCCGTCGATCCTCGTCAGGAGTACCGGCCTTGCGCCGGCGACGGAGTCGAGCTCGAGCATCGTCGGCGGCCGGCCCTCCGCGATATTGTGGTCCTCGTAGTTGCCTGCGAAGAGGATCGCGTCGCTTAGCGCCGCGACGCGCTTGAGCATCGACTCGACGTCGGGGCAATCCGTGAAATCGTGGTCGCCGGCAAGAAGGCCCGTGTCGGTGAGATGGACGTGACAGTCGTGAAAACCCGGCACGATCGCCGCGCCGTTGCAGTCGACGACTTCGACGTCTTTCGGAAGCCCGCTCGGACGCCCATCAAGAACGCGCCCTACCTTGCCGTCCTCGACGACGAGACCGCGCGCCCGCGGCATCGTCGGATCGAGCGTCGTCACGTCGGCGTTGAGATAGACCGCAGATCTACCTGAGGTCATACTCCCACGTGTTCCAGAACGTCGACACGGCACGCGCCGGGCGGTACCCGGATACGCGATCGCTCACGAGATCGGTCCGGCCGATGAAGTAGAGGAAATCGGCGGGCAGCTGTTCGGCCAGCCGCTCTTGCGCTGTCGCGTAGGCCGCTTTGCGGACGCGCTCGTCTGACGTCGACAGCGCGATGCGCTCGGCGGCGTCAAAACCGCGGTCGCACCAGTCGGTGAAATTCTGCCCGACCGGCGGCGCGTAGCCGCAGAGCCACTGGATGCTATCGTCGGGGTCGATGCCGTTGTACCAGTCGACGAACGCGAGGTCGTACTTCGCCGTCGATAGGATGCCGCCCGCACCGTATGTCGAGTAGAGAAGATCCGGCGGATAGTTCTTGACCTCGACGTCGACGCCGATGCCGCGCATCCACTGCGCGAAGAGCCCCTCGAAGTCGATGCCGTCGCGATAGCCCGACGGCGTCGAGATATCGAACGACAGCCGCCGGCCGTTCTTGGTCCGGATGCCGTCGGAACCCGTTTTCCAGCCGTCCGCGTCGAGGATGGCGCGCGCCTTTTCGGGATCGGCGTCGTATTGGGGCACGTGCGGGTCGTAGACCCACAGCCACGAAGGCTGGTCGCTCGTCGCGACCGTGGCGGTGCCGTGCGTGATGTCGGCGACGACGCGCCGCTTGTCGATCCCGTACGAGATCGCCTCGCGCACCTCGCGATCGTCGAGCGGCGGATGCCGCAGGTTGAACAGGAGCATGAAGTAACCGACGAACGGCGTCACGATCACGTGCGCGTCGCCCACCTGCGAGAGATCCGGCACTTGGCTGTCCGGAAGGTGGTAGTAGAGATCCGCCTCGCCCGAGCGCATCATGACGAGCATCGTCTCGGTATCGTGGATGGTCAGGAAGTCGACGCCGTCGAGCTTCGGCCGCCCGCGCCAGTAGTGCTGATTCGCGTGCATCGTCACGCCGGTGCCCTGCTCCCAACGGTCGACGATGAACGGGCCGGTGCCGACGGGCTTGATGTTGTACGGCACGTGGTTGAGGTCGTGATACTTGGCGAGCAGGTGCGCCGGCAGTAACGCGATGGCGTCGGCGCTCGGCGCGAAGAGCGTGTCGACCGCGGGCGCATAGGGCTCCTTCAAATCGAAACGGACGGTATGATCGT carries:
- a CDS encoding peptide ABC transporter substrate-binding protein, which codes for MRTTLTIAAFALALLACGCSHVSSSSAPGASGPKILRIVGAQEIDNLDPLLTNEQTSVDCSMFWAGYFFNLDDKGRLVPELATEVPTLRNGGISPDGLSITYHLRKGVTWQDGAPFTARDVVFSWHAIMNPDNNVASRTGFDRVRDIKVIDDHTVRFDLKEPYAPAVDTLFAPSADAIALLPAHLLAKYHDLNHVPYNIKPVGTGPFIVDRWEQGTGVTMHANQHYWRGRPKLDGVDFLTIHDTETMLVMMRSGEADLYYHLPDSQVPDLSQVGDAHVIVTPFVGYFMLLFNLRHPPLDDREVREAISYGIDKRRVVADITHGTATVATSDQPSWLWVYDPHVPQYDADPEKARAILDADGWKTGSDGIRTKNGRRLSFDISTPSGYRDGIDFEGLFAQWMRGIGVDVEVKNYPPDLLYSTYGAGGILSTAKYDLAFVDWYNGIDPDDSIQWLCGYAPPVGQNFTDWCDRGFDAAERIALSTSDERVRKAAYATAQERLAEQLPADFLYFIGRTDLVSDRVSGYRPARAVSTFWNTWEYDLR
- a CDS encoding amidohydrolase; amino-acid sequence: MTSGRSAVYLNADVTTLDPTMPRARGLVVEDGKVGRVLDGRPSGLPKDVEVVDCNGAAIVPGFHDCHVHLTDTGLLAGDHDFTDCPDVESMLKRVAALSDAILFAGNYEDHNIAEGRPPTMLELDSVAGARPVLLTRIDGHSCVVNSAALQRIDVGHLEGVERDDDGEPTGRLFGPANYAGQAVFLRAVPDEAKRRADERAAQMALAGGITTVHHVIAWDPPLETLEAQYRADAALPLRVISKACTTDVRKARRLGGRVFGGDIFVDGSIGSRTAAVEKDYCDSHDAGLLYLDRAQLTEVFDEAAEGGLSVGVHAIGDRAIEEAIAAWEAVIKKRGPLRAVRPSIDHFEIARADQIARAARCRMLLSIQPVFDLLWGGDDGMYAQRLGADRAREMNLFKTAKRAGCVICAGSDSPVTKFSALLGIQALVDHHVPAERFTVEEALRAYCSDAAKLSFDEGRRGVLAPGMDADFVLLERSLDSIAPKEIGSTRVIATVVGGTVRFRA